The Streptomyces sp. NBC_00775 genome includes the window GACCCCCGCCGAGGACCGTTCCGCGGACCAGGACCGCGAAGATCCTTCGGCACGACCTCTTGACACCGGGGAAACGTCGGCGCAACATCCGTAGCCCATCCGCTACTAACTATCCAGTGGGTTAATTAACCGGGCATCGTCGTCACGCAGAGGCGCCCCCGGCAACGGCCGGCCCGTACACCCCCAGGGCCCCGGCACCTCCCCCCGCCGCCACTCCCGTCCCCGGAGTTCCCTCCGTCCTCGGAGTTCCCTCGAAGGAGCACGCCGTGTCCGTCCCCGCCGCCCCGCTCGACGCACCTCCCGGCCAGCCCCGGAAGGCCGCCATGGCCGCCTGGATCGGCAGCGCGCTGGAGTACTACGACTTCTTCATCTACGGCAGCGCAGCCGCCCTGATCTTCCCGAAGGTCTTCTTCGACGAGTCGGACCCGGCCACCGCGACCCTGCTGTCGCTGGCCACGTTCGGCGTCGCCTACGCCGCCCGCCCGATCGGCGCGCTGTTCCTCGGCCACTTCGGCGACCGGCTCGGCCGGAAGAAGATCATGGTCTTCACGCTGATCCTGATGGGTCTGTCGACGTTCCTCATCGGCTGTCTGCCGACCCGCGCGCAGGTCGGCGGCCTCGCCCCGGTCCTGCTGGTCCTCTGCCGCGTCCTGCAGGGCATCTCCGCGGCCGGCGAGCAGGCGAGCGCCAACTCGATGACGCTGGAACACGCGCCACCGAACCGCCGGGGCTTCTTCACCAGCTTCACCCTCAGCGGCACCCAGGGCGGCCAGCTCCTCGCGACACTCGTCTTCCTCCCGGTCGCCGCGCTGCCCGAGGACCAGCTGCTCTCCTGGGGCTGGCGCGTTCCGTTCTGGCTGAGCGTCGCGGTCGCCGTCGTCGGCTATGTCATCCGCCGCACGCTCCAGGAGACCCCGGCCTTCACCCAGCAGGCCGCGACCGAAGGCGTCGTGAAA containing:
- a CDS encoding MFS transporter, with amino-acid sequence MSVPAAPLDAPPGQPRKAAMAAWIGSALEYYDFFIYGSAAALIFPKVFFDESDPATATLLSLATFGVAYAARPIGALFLGHFGDRLGRKKIMVFTLILMGLSTFLIGCLPTRAQVGGLAPVLLVLCRVLQGISAAGEQASANSMTLEHAPPNRRGFFTSFTLSGTQGGQLLATLVFLPVAALPEDQLLSWGWRVPFWLSVAVAVVGYVIRRTLQETPAFTQQAATEGVVKLPLAVLFREHWADVLRVVAGALIASVSTIFTVWALAYGTSDSVDMSRSQMLWVGALANVVALGAIPAWATLSDRIGRRPVYLIGAAGSAVLMFAYLWAISTGSYPLILLFGILAFGVVYSAANGVWPSFYGEMFSTRVRLSGMAIGTQIGFAVAGFAVTFAAQIAGPGGDDWSSVALFTAALCVPPVIAALTARETHKVPSERLGERAAGEAAQRETVTA